One Sphingomonas sp. FARSPH DNA segment encodes these proteins:
- a CDS encoding tetratricopeptide repeat protein, translating into MMIAAPALADTGQTPRGIADYMTARAADAAGRTDIATPAYARALAATPGDTTVAARSYREAMESGDLALAARAAQALQGSPQAPGDLALFPLAQAAAQGDATAADRAIAGLVDTPLGVLVPALRGWSAFARGADPRPALAAAATLKDPIAQRLAVETGALLQIARGDTDAGLATIRAMQQTGAPIDLRLAAAQLLFARGQREPARALLAGDDPVLAAFRRGVAAEPTLAFGVSRLLARVAGDLAGQGPSVLAVALARNALIADPADDRARLLLASALAAEGMTDGALRQLAAVTPKSPFAPSAAAARIDVLTAADRDDEALALAAMRAKARDATAGDWQRYADRLLAAGRYAEAARWYRRVIDDGGAAGEWASWMQYGGALEQAGDWPGARAALQKAVALAPSEPLALNYLGYSLADHGEDRPGAIRLLERAQALKPDDSSIADSLGWAYHLAGQNARALPLIARAAQAQPDNAEIGEHLGDLYWAMGRRYEARYAWRAAAVVADGRDGARLAEKLVNGLPNG; encoded by the coding sequence ATGATGATCGCCGCGCCGGCGCTCGCCGATACCGGCCAGACGCCGCGCGGCATCGCCGATTATATGACGGCACGCGCCGCCGACGCGGCGGGCCGCACCGACATCGCGACGCCGGCTTATGCCCGCGCGCTTGCCGCGACGCCTGGCGATACGACGGTTGCAGCACGCTCCTATCGCGAGGCGATGGAATCGGGCGATCTGGCCCTGGCGGCACGGGCGGCTCAGGCGTTGCAGGGATCGCCACAGGCGCCAGGCGACCTTGCGCTGTTCCCGCTGGCACAGGCCGCGGCGCAAGGCGATGCAACCGCGGCCGACCGGGCGATCGCCGGGCTGGTCGACACGCCGCTCGGCGTGCTCGTCCCCGCTTTGCGTGGCTGGAGCGCCTTTGCGCGCGGCGCCGATCCCCGTCCGGCACTCGCCGCCGCTGCCACGCTGAAAGACCCGATCGCGCAGCGGCTTGCGGTGGAAACGGGCGCGCTGCTTCAGATCGCGCGCGGCGACACCGACGCCGGCCTGGCGACGATCAGGGCGATGCAGCAGACGGGCGCGCCGATCGACCTGCGGCTGGCCGCGGCACAACTGCTTTTCGCGCGCGGCCAGCGCGAGCCGGCGCGGGCGCTGCTTGCCGGCGACGATCCCGTCCTCGCGGCCTTTCGCAGGGGCGTCGCGGCCGAGCCGACGCTCGCCTTCGGTGTCTCGCGCCTGCTCGCACGCGTCGCGGGGGACCTGGCGGGGCAGGGGCCATCGGTGCTGGCCGTCGCGCTCGCCCGCAACGCCCTCATCGCCGATCCTGCCGACGATCGTGCGCGGCTGCTTCTTGCCAGCGCGCTCGCGGCGGAGGGCATGACGGACGGCGCGCTGCGGCAGCTGGCGGCCGTCACGCCGAAGAGCCCGTTCGCGCCCTCGGCGGCGGCGGCACGGATCGACGTACTGACCGCGGCGGACCGCGATGACGAGGCGCTGGCGCTCGCCGCCATGCGCGCGAAGGCGCGGGACGCGACCGCCGGCGACTGGCAGCGCTATGCCGACCGCCTGCTCGCCGCCGGACGTTATGCGGAGGCCGCGCGCTGGTATCGCCGCGTGATCGACGATGGCGGCGCGGCCGGCGAATGGGCGAGTTGGATGCAATATGGCGGGGCGCTGGAACAGGCCGGCGACTGGCCCGGAGCGCGCGCCGCGCTGCAGAAGGCGGTGGCGCTCGCACCGTCCGAGCCGCTCGCGCTCAACTACCTCGGCTATTCGCTCGCCGACCATGGCGAGGATCGACCGGGCGCGATCCGCCTGCTCGAACGCGCGCAGGCACTGAAGCCCGATGATAGTTCGATCGCCGACTCGCTCGGCTGGGCCTACCATCTCGCCGGGCAGAACGCGCGCGCGTTGCCGCTGATCGCCCGCGCCGCACAGGCGCAGCCCGACAATGCGGAGATCGGCGAGCATCTCGGCGACCTGTATTGGGCGATGGGCCGTCGTTACGAGGCGCGCTACGCCTGGCGCGCCGCGGCTGTCGTCGCGGATGGTAGGGACGGGGCCCGCCTCGCGGAAAAACTCGTAAACGGCCTGCCCAACGGATGA
- a CDS encoding aldo/keto reductase → MEYRQLGSSGLRTPALSFGAGTFGGKGPLFSAWGTSDAAEARRLVDICLDAGVTLFDTADVYSDGASEQVLGEAIKGRRDAVLISTKAGLPMGEGPQDWGASRARLIGAVEAALRRLGTDRIDLLQLHAFDASTPTEEVMGTLDRLIADGKIRYAGVSNYPGWQIMKAQALADRHGWPRLVAHQVYYSLIGRAYEWDLMPLAADQGVGALVWSPLGWGRLTGKIGRGRPIPAGSRLHETAQFAPPVADEHLYRVVDALEAVAAETGRTVPQVAINWLLRRPTVSSAIIGARDEAQLRDNLGAVGWTLTPEQVALLDAASDVLPPYPHTPYRQQEGFARLAPPLV, encoded by the coding sequence ATGGAATACCGGCAATTGGGATCGTCAGGCCTGCGCACCCCGGCCCTCTCGTTCGGCGCAGGGACGTTCGGCGGCAAGGGCCCGCTATTCAGCGCCTGGGGCACAAGCGACGCCGCCGAGGCACGGCGGCTGGTCGACATCTGCCTCGACGCAGGCGTCACGCTATTCGACACCGCCGACGTCTATTCGGATGGCGCGTCGGAACAGGTGCTGGGCGAGGCGATCAAGGGGCGGCGCGATGCCGTCCTGATCTCGACCAAGGCCGGCCTGCCGATGGGCGAGGGGCCGCAGGACTGGGGCGCGTCGCGCGCGCGGCTGATCGGCGCGGTCGAGGCGGCGCTGCGGCGGCTCGGCACCGACCGGATCGACCTGCTCCAGCTCCACGCCTTCGATGCCTCCACCCCGACCGAGGAGGTGATGGGCACGCTCGATCGGTTGATCGCGGACGGCAAGATTCGCTACGCGGGCGTCTCCAATTATCCGGGCTGGCAGATCATGAAGGCGCAAGCCCTGGCCGATCGCCATGGCTGGCCGCGCCTCGTCGCGCATCAGGTCTATTATTCGCTGATCGGGCGCGCCTACGAATGGGACCTGATGCCACTGGCGGCGGATCAGGGCGTCGGCGCGCTCGTGTGGAGTCCGCTCGGCTGGGGCCGCTTGACGGGCAAGATCGGACGCGGACGGCCGATCCCGGCAGGCAGTCGCCTGCACGAGACCGCGCAGTTCGCGCCACCGGTCGCGGACGAGCATCTCTACCGCGTCGTCGACGCGCTGGAGGCGGTGGCGGCCGAGACGGGCAGGACCGTGCCGCAGGTCGCGATCAACTGGCTGCTGCGGCGCCCGACCGTCTCGTCGGCCATCATCGGCGCGCGCGACGAAGCGCAGCTGCGCGACAATCTCGGCGCGGTCGGCTGGACGCTGACGCCCGAACAGGTGGCGTTGCTCGACGCGGCGAGCGACGTTCTGCCACCCTATCCGCACACTCCCTATCGGCAGCAGGAGGGCTTCGCCCGCCTCGCGCCGCCGCTGGTCTGA
- a CDS encoding 4-(cytidine 5'-diphospho)-2-C-methyl-D-erythritol kinase, whose translation MIVEPAPAKINLALHVRARRPDGYHALETLFAFARDGDTVTVVPAAMDSFAITGPFAEKLSPSTDNLVTRARDAFRATFGGTPVAITLDKHLPIASGIGGGSADAAATLRALARLTDVTPDDPRLFVIATALGADVPACLDGRTTLGTGKGEALTAVAGLAGTPLLLVNPRVAVSTAAVFRQWDGIDRGALTLDDDLLKTALAGHNDLEAPAMALAPVIAEVRAFLDAAEGVTLSRMSGSGATCFALFADASTRDAAAARAQARGWWTMTSELT comes from the coding sequence ATGATCGTCGAACCTGCGCCTGCGAAGATCAACCTCGCGCTGCACGTGCGCGCGCGTCGGCCGGACGGCTATCACGCGCTCGAAACGCTGTTCGCCTTTGCCCGCGATGGCGACACGGTGACCGTCGTCCCCGCAGCCATGGACAGCTTTGCGATCACCGGGCCTTTCGCCGAAAAGCTTTCGCCGTCCACCGACAATCTCGTGACGCGTGCCCGCGATGCGTTTCGCGCGACGTTCGGCGGGACACCCGTCGCGATCACGCTCGACAAGCATCTGCCGATCGCGTCGGGTATCGGTGGTGGCTCGGCGGATGCGGCGGCGACGCTGCGCGCGCTCGCGCGGCTCACGGACGTGACGCCGGATGATCCCCGCCTCTTTGTGATTGCGACCGCGCTCGGCGCTGACGTGCCCGCCTGCCTGGACGGACGGACGACGCTGGGCACAGGGAAGGGAGAGGCGTTGACCGCCGTCGCGGGGCTCGCGGGTACGCCGCTTCTGCTCGTCAATCCGCGCGTCGCCGTATCGACCGCGGCGGTCTTTCGCCAATGGGATGGCATCGACCGTGGCGCGCTGACGCTGGACGACGACCTGCTGAAAACCGCACTGGCGGGCCATAACGATCTGGAGGCGCCTGCGATGGCGCTCGCGCCCGTCATCGCCGAGGTACGTGCGTTTCTCGATGCGGCGGAAGGCGTGACGCTGTCGCGCATGTCCGGCTCGGGTGCGACCTGCTTTGCGCTATTCGCCGATGCCTCGACGCGCGACGCAGCGGCCGCCCGCGCTCAGGCGCGCGGCTGGTGGACGATGACCAGCGAATTGACTTGA
- a CDS encoding LysR family transcriptional regulator, with translation MDAKVIGSDDRARSLTLFTSVVEEGSFSAAGRTLGLTPSAVARAIDRIEARLGVRLLLRSTRALTLTAEGQAYLLAARRILADLDDAEQQIADQGAPRGRLRISAALAHGRLCVVPLLGDFTRAYPHILIDVALTDTLVDIAGGQADVAIRFGPLADSGLTARKLSEARRVIVASPAYLARAGTPKFPEDLHAHNCLNFNFRRAEPIWPFRRDGRDFALSVDGGIVANNGETLGQLAAAGVGITRVGRFSVAAEIADGRLVPLLEDYNPGDVELIHAVFVGGATTPARVRVFVDFLVERLARQTG, from the coding sequence TTGGATGCAAAGGTAATCGGCAGCGACGATCGCGCCCGGTCGCTCACCCTGTTCACGAGCGTCGTGGAGGAAGGCAGTTTTTCCGCCGCCGGTCGCACGCTCGGGCTGACGCCCTCGGCGGTGGCGCGGGCGATCGACCGGATCGAGGCGCGGCTCGGCGTCCGCCTATTGCTGCGCTCCACCCGCGCGCTGACGCTGACCGCCGAGGGACAGGCCTATCTGCTCGCCGCCCGCCGCATCCTCGCCGATCTCGACGATGCCGAACAGCAGATCGCCGATCAGGGCGCGCCGCGCGGACGGTTACGGATCAGTGCGGCGCTGGCGCATGGACGGTTGTGCGTCGTGCCGCTGCTCGGCGACTTCACGCGCGCCTATCCGCACATCCTGATCGATGTGGCGCTGACCGACACGCTGGTCGACATCGCCGGCGGGCAGGCCGATGTCGCGATCCGCTTCGGCCCGCTTGCCGACAGCGGACTCACCGCCCGCAAATTGTCCGAAGCGCGGCGGGTGATCGTGGCGTCGCCCGCCTATCTGGCGCGGGCGGGCACGCCCAAGTTCCCGGAGGATCTGCACGCTCATAACTGCCTGAACTTCAATTTCCGCCGCGCCGAGCCGATCTGGCCGTTCCGCCGCGACGGCCGGGATTTCGCGTTGTCTGTGGACGGCGGCATCGTCGCCAACAATGGCGAGACGCTGGGCCAGCTCGCCGCTGCCGGGGTTGGCATCACCCGCGTCGGCCGCTTCAGCGTCGCGGCCGAGATCGCGGACGGGCGGCTCGTCCCACTGCTGGAAGACTATAATCCAGGCGATGTCGAGCTGATCCACGCGGTCTTCGTCGGCGGCGCCACCACGCCGGCGCGGGTGCGGGTGTTCGTCGACTTCCTCGTCGAGCGGCTCGCCCGCCAGACGGGTTAG